A genomic stretch from Halorhodospira halophila SL1 includes:
- a CDS encoding proteasome-type protease: protein MTYCLAIAVDEGLVFASDSRTHAGVDQVSTYSKMFAYARPGERSLVVLSAGNLATTQAVVRRLNRDWQTGAEPSLANTPTLEDAAEYLGEVSVELQRRSVEQSGQQNGLAVEATFLIGGQIQGQAPGIYMVYPQGNFITASPLHPFLQIGETKYGKPILDRIVSEQLPLERAATCALISIDSTMRSNLSVGPPVELLTYRRDSLDPGHYRAFQPDDPYFADLRDAWRDGLQQLFDQLAAPPLDPAAPTTS, encoded by the coding sequence ATGACCTACTGCCTCGCCATCGCTGTGGATGAAGGCCTGGTCTTCGCCTCCGACAGCCGCACCCACGCCGGGGTCGATCAGGTCAGCACCTACAGCAAGATGTTCGCCTACGCCCGCCCCGGCGAGCGGAGTCTGGTGGTGCTCTCCGCCGGCAACCTGGCCACCACCCAGGCGGTGGTCCGGCGGCTCAACCGGGACTGGCAGACCGGCGCCGAGCCCTCGCTGGCGAACACGCCCACCCTCGAGGACGCCGCCGAGTACCTGGGTGAGGTCAGCGTCGAGCTGCAGCGCCGCTCGGTGGAGCAGTCCGGACAGCAGAACGGCCTGGCGGTGGAGGCCACCTTCCTCATCGGCGGTCAGATCCAGGGGCAGGCGCCGGGGATCTACATGGTCTATCCCCAGGGGAACTTCATCACCGCCTCGCCACTGCACCCGTTCCTGCAGATCGGCGAGACCAAGTACGGCAAGCCGATCCTCGATCGCATCGTCTCCGAGCAGCTGCCACTGGAGCGCGCCGCCACCTGCGCGCTGATCTCCATCGACTCGACCATGCGCAGCAACCTCTCCGTGGGCCCGCCGGTGGAGCTCCTCACCTACCGGCGCGACAGCCTCGACCCCGGCCACTACCGGGCCTTCCAGCCGGACGACCCCTACTTCGCCGACCTACGCGATGCCTGGCGGGACGGCCTGCAGCAGCTCTTCGATCAGCTGGCCGCCCCGCCGCTGGACCCGGCCGCCCCCACCACCTCCTGA
- a CDS encoding zinc-binding metallopeptidase family protein, which yields MRLFHCACGNRLHFGNTRCLSCGRALGFDPARRAVVALDAGADGLWRAPGGGGQRYRNCANVVAASCDWLVPAESGDALCLACRLTDTIPDLDNELNRIYWGRLEAAKRYLITDLLRLGLPLADRWQDPQRGLVFQFLADADTPEGPQQIITGHAGGRITINVAEADEIHRERTRIALGEAYRTLLGHMRHEIGHYYWMRLIEGSPWQERFRALFGDEREPYEQALQRYYQFGPQGPDWAVRHISAYAASHPWEDWAESWAHYLHITDALETAGVYQLTGMPQAGEDIEQLLERWHQLSEALNALSRSLGQRDPYPFKVTEPVAEKLRFIQEVVGAAGSSGGAAS from the coding sequence ATGCGCCTCTTCCACTGCGCCTGCGGCAACCGGCTGCACTTCGGCAACACCCGTTGCCTGAGCTGCGGCCGGGCGCTGGGCTTCGATCCGGCCCGCCGCGCGGTGGTGGCCCTGGACGCCGGCGCCGACGGGCTCTGGCGGGCCCCCGGGGGCGGCGGGCAGCGCTACCGCAACTGCGCCAATGTGGTGGCCGCCAGCTGCGACTGGCTGGTGCCGGCGGAAAGCGGCGACGCCCTGTGTCTGGCCTGCCGCCTGACCGACACCATCCCCGACCTGGATAACGAGCTCAACCGCATCTACTGGGGGCGGCTGGAGGCGGCCAAGCGCTACCTCATCACCGATCTGCTGCGACTCGGCCTGCCCCTGGCCGACCGCTGGCAGGACCCGCAGCGCGGCCTGGTCTTCCAGTTCCTGGCGGATGCCGATACCCCCGAGGGGCCGCAGCAGATCATCACCGGTCACGCCGGGGGGCGGATCACCATCAACGTCGCCGAGGCCGACGAGATCCACCGGGAGCGCACCCGCATCGCCTTGGGCGAGGCCTACCGCACCCTGCTCGGGCACATGCGCCACGAGATCGGCCACTACTACTGGATGCGGCTGATCGAGGGCTCGCCGTGGCAGGAGCGTTTCCGCGCGCTCTTCGGCGACGAGCGCGAGCCCTACGAGCAGGCGCTGCAGCGCTACTACCAGTTTGGCCCCCAGGGGCCGGACTGGGCCGTGCGCCACATCAGCGCCTATGCGGCCTCGCACCCCTGGGAGGACTGGGCCGAGAGCTGGGCGCACTACCTGCACATCACCGACGCCCTGGAGACCGCCGGCGTCTACCAGCTCACCGGGATGCCGCAGGCGGGGGAGGACATCGAGCAGCTGCTCGAGCGCTGGCACCAGCTCAGCGAGGCGCTCAACGCCCTGTCGCGCAGCCTCGGGCAGCGCGATCCCTATCCGTTCAAGGTCACCGAGCCGGTGGCCGAGAAGCTGCGCTTCATTCAGGAGGTGGTGGGGGCGGCCGGGTCCAGCGGCGGGGCGGCCAGCTGA
- a CDS encoding alpha-E domain-containing protein, whose protein sequence is MLSRLAEHVYWMARYLERAENTARLISTGTHLALDQPHAVRIDWRALVEVLGGPEAAAQCDPNRTPERAAMLELIPASQHPSSIHAAVVRARENARTVRDLLPDELRERINQLYFHTHRGAETAVDRTHRFEYLRGVIEYAQGISGVIEGTLSRGPTYQFLMLGRHLERADMTTRTIDVRAATLPRDEDDHPPTWDDAVWMNMLRYLGGYSQFRQQRGPGIQGPGVVDFLLRDDRFPRSVRFCTQRMERALGELPHPESPCRLLAAAEERATAPVEAPLDAGALHRRLDALQVDLSQVHASLGETYFSEG, encoded by the coding sequence ATGCTTTCGCGCCTGGCTGAGCACGTCTATTGGATGGCCCGCTACCTGGAGCGGGCCGAGAATACCGCGCGGCTGATCAGCACCGGTACGCACCTGGCGCTGGATCAGCCCCACGCGGTGCGCATCGACTGGCGGGCGCTGGTGGAGGTCCTCGGCGGGCCGGAGGCCGCGGCGCAGTGCGACCCGAACCGTACCCCGGAACGCGCCGCCATGCTTGAGCTGATTCCCGCCTCGCAGCACCCGAGCTCGATCCACGCGGCGGTGGTGCGGGCGCGGGAGAACGCCCGCACGGTGCGCGATCTGCTCCCCGACGAGCTGCGCGAGCGGATCAACCAGCTCTACTTCCACACCCACCGCGGCGCCGAGACGGCGGTCGATCGGACCCACCGCTTCGAGTACCTGCGCGGGGTCATCGAGTACGCCCAGGGCATCAGCGGGGTCATCGAGGGGACCCTCTCCCGCGGGCCGACCTACCAGTTCCTGATGCTCGGCCGCCACCTGGAGCGCGCCGACATGACCACCCGCACCATCGACGTGCGGGCGGCGACGCTGCCCCGGGACGAAGACGACCACCCACCCACCTGGGACGACGCCGTGTGGATGAACATGCTGCGCTACCTGGGCGGCTACAGCCAGTTCCGCCAGCAGCGCGGCCCGGGGATCCAGGGGCCCGGGGTGGTGGACTTCCTGCTGCGCGATGACCGCTTCCCGCGCTCGGTGCGCTTCTGCACCCAGCGCATGGAGCGGGCCCTGGGGGAACTCCCCCACCCCGAGTCGCCGTGCCGTCTGCTCGCCGCCGCCGAGGAGCGGGCCACCGCGCCGGTGGAGGCGCCGCTGGATGCCGGGGCGCTGCACCGGCGGCTGGATGCGCTGCAGGTTGACCTCAGTCAGGTCCATGCCAGTCTGGGGGAGACGTACTTCTCGGAAGGCTGA
- a CDS encoding circularly permuted type 2 ATP-grasp protein, with translation MAPRFQGFDTDQRYDELLRPDGTPRPAARLLFEYLRSICEDDLAERMRAVDAFIRDKGVTFTVYSDGENIDRAWPLDVIPRVVDAREWAQIEAGLKQRLAALNALIEDLYNDQAAIRDGILPREILEQSRNFRPQCQGLKLPYGAWAHICGTDLVRDRDGTLYVLEDNLRVPSGVSYMLENREVMKQVFPEPFEGSGIRPLDHYPGQLLDALISLAPADADDPEVVLLTPGIYNAAYFEHTYLAQQMGIELVEGRDLFVGDDDCVYMRTIYGPVRVHVIYRRIDDDFLDPEVFRPDSALGVRGLMRAWRAGRVAIANAPGAGVADNKAVYSFVPELIRYYLGEAPLLANVPTWRCLFDNERAYVLEHLDELVVKPANESGGYGMLIGPHSDAATRQAFAEQILADPANFIAQPTLSLSTVPTFNGEVLEPRHVDLRPFVLQAARQHVTTGGLSRVSNARDSLVVNSSQGGSSKDTWVVDVGSDAEEGG, from the coding sequence ATGGCACCACGTTTTCAGGGCTTCGACACCGATCAGCGTTACGACGAGCTGCTGCGCCCCGACGGCACGCCGCGCCCGGCGGCGCGGCTGCTGTTCGAGTACCTGCGCTCGATCTGCGAGGACGACCTCGCCGAGCGCATGCGGGCGGTGGACGCCTTCATCCGCGACAAGGGGGTGACCTTCACGGTCTACAGCGACGGTGAGAACATCGACCGCGCCTGGCCGCTGGATGTCATCCCCCGCGTGGTGGACGCCCGCGAGTGGGCGCAGATCGAGGCCGGGCTCAAGCAGCGGCTCGCCGCCCTCAACGCCCTGATCGAGGATCTCTACAACGACCAGGCCGCCATCCGCGACGGCATCCTGCCCCGGGAGATCCTCGAGCAGTCGCGCAACTTCCGGCCGCAGTGCCAGGGTCTGAAGCTCCCGTATGGTGCATGGGCCCACATCTGCGGCACCGATCTGGTGCGCGACCGCGACGGCACCCTCTACGTCCTCGAGGACAACCTCCGCGTTCCCTCCGGCGTCTCGTACATGCTGGAGAACCGCGAGGTGATGAAGCAGGTCTTCCCGGAACCCTTCGAGGGCTCCGGGATCCGCCCCCTGGATCACTACCCCGGGCAGCTGCTCGACGCCCTGATCAGCCTGGCCCCGGCGGACGCCGACGACCCCGAGGTGGTGCTGCTCACCCCGGGGATCTACAACGCCGCCTACTTCGAGCACACCTACCTCGCACAGCAGATGGGCATCGAGCTGGTGGAGGGGCGCGACCTGTTCGTGGGCGACGACGATTGCGTCTACATGCGCACCATCTACGGCCCGGTGCGGGTGCACGTGATCTACCGGCGCATCGACGACGACTTCCTCGACCCGGAGGTCTTCCGGCCCGACTCGGCCCTGGGGGTGCGCGGGCTCATGCGCGCCTGGCGGGCCGGGCGGGTGGCCATCGCCAACGCCCCGGGAGCCGGTGTGGCCGACAACAAGGCGGTCTACTCCTTTGTCCCCGAGCTGATCCGCTACTACCTCGGTGAGGCACCGCTGCTGGCCAACGTGCCCACCTGGCGCTGCCTGTTCGACAACGAGCGCGCCTACGTCCTCGAGCACCTGGACGAGCTGGTGGTCAAGCCGGCCAACGAGTCGGGGGGGTACGGCATGCTCATCGGCCCGCACAGCGATGCGGCCACGCGGCAGGCGTTCGCCGAGCAGATCCTGGCCGATCCGGCCAACTTCATCGCCCAGCCGACGCTGAGCCTCTCCACCGTGCCGACGTTCAACGGTGAGGTGCTGGAGCCGCGCCACGTGGATCTGCGCCCCTTCGTCCTGCAGGCGGCCCGGCAGCACGTGACCACCGGTGGCCTCAGCCGTGTCTCCAACGCCCGCGACTCGCTGGTGGTCAACTCCTCCCAGGGCGGCAGCAGCAAGGACACCTGGGTGGTGGATGTGGGTTCCGATGCCGAGGAGGGCGGCTGA
- a CDS encoding arsenic transporter, with protein MLLAAIAIFVVTIALVIWQPKGLGIGWSATAGALVALATGVVELSDVPIVVDIVWNATLTFVFIIIISLLLDEAGFFEWAALHVARWGRGSGLRLYAFIILLGAAVAAIFANDGAALMLTPIVLEMLLALGFTAGAAFAFVIAAGFIADTASLPLVISNLVNIVSADFFGIGFKEYATVMVPVTVVSVVASLAVLTLFFRKQIPRVYETHGLRDPQEAIKDPAVFKAGWGVLGLLLFAFLVIEPMGVPISAIVGVGAAILLAVAARGHAIATRTVLKNAPWQIVIFSVGMYLVVYGLRNEGLTGEVAGLLDVIAEQGVWVATVGTGFIAAFLASVMNNMPGVMVVALSIDESAATGLVKEAMIYANVVGSDLGPKITPIGSLATLLWLHVLARKGVHITWAKYFAIGIVITPPVLLVTLLALAGWLTVLH; from the coding sequence ATGCTGTTAGCCGCGATTGCGATCTTCGTCGTCACCATCGCCCTGGTCATCTGGCAGCCCAAGGGCCTGGGGATCGGCTGGAGCGCCACCGCCGGCGCCCTGGTCGCGCTGGCCACGGGCGTCGTCGAGCTCAGCGATGTGCCCATCGTGGTCGATATCGTCTGGAACGCGACCCTGACCTTCGTGTTCATCATCATCATCTCGCTGCTGCTCGACGAGGCCGGCTTCTTCGAGTGGGCCGCACTCCACGTAGCGCGCTGGGGCAGGGGCAGCGGTCTGCGCCTCTACGCCTTCATCATCCTGCTCGGTGCCGCGGTGGCGGCGATCTTCGCCAACGACGGCGCGGCGCTGATGCTCACCCCCATCGTGCTGGAGATGCTGCTGGCTCTGGGCTTCACCGCAGGGGCGGCCTTCGCCTTCGTGATCGCCGCCGGGTTCATCGCCGATACCGCCTCGCTGCCGCTGGTCATCTCCAACCTGGTGAACATCGTCTCGGCGGATTTCTTCGGCATCGGCTTCAAAGAGTATGCGACGGTGATGGTGCCGGTGACCGTGGTCTCGGTGGTGGCCTCGCTGGCGGTGCTGACCCTGTTCTTCCGCAAGCAGATCCCGCGGGTTTACGAGACCCACGGGCTGCGCGATCCGCAGGAGGCGATCAAGGATCCGGCGGTCTTCAAGGCCGGTTGGGGGGTGCTCGGCCTGCTGCTCTTCGCCTTCCTGGTGATCGAGCCGATGGGGGTGCCCATCTCGGCGATCGTCGGCGTCGGCGCCGCGATCCTGCTCGCCGTGGCGGCGCGGGGCCACGCCATCGCCACGCGGACGGTCCTCAAGAACGCCCCCTGGCAGATCGTCATCTTCTCGGTGGGCATGTACCTGGTCGTCTACGGCCTGCGCAACGAGGGGCTGACCGGCGAGGTCGCCGGCCTGCTGGATGTCATCGCCGAGCAGGGTGTGTGGGTTGCGACGGTGGGGACCGGCTTTATCGCCGCCTTCCTCGCCTCGGTGATGAACAACATGCCCGGTGTGATGGTGGTGGCGCTCTCCATCGATGAATCAGCGGCTACCGGGCTGGTTAAGGAGGCGATGATCTACGCCAACGTGGTCGGCTCCGACCTGGGGCCGAAGATCACACCCATCGGCAGTCTCGCCACGCTGCTTTGGCTGCACGTGCTGGCGCGCAAGGGGGTGCACATCACCTGGGCCAAGTACTTCGCCATCGGCATCGTGATCACGCCGCCGGTGCTGCTGGTCACGCTCCTGGCGCTGGCGGGGTGGCTGACGGTGTTGCACTGA